The following coding sequences are from one Aethina tumida isolate Nest 87 chromosome 2, icAetTumi1.1, whole genome shotgun sequence window:
- the LOC109600456 gene encoding aryl hydrocarbon receptor nuclear translocator-like protein 1 isoform X3 — protein MSETDSEKAEVIGGIVQRRSGGSGSMDSGAECETEEDSAPEACVSPEGGPALPSNNRHQRNLAEKQRRDKLNAFINELSTLVPMIAKSPKRMDKTSILRLTAVFLRIYQTLLNGKLEPHMELPKHVDQCLLEQLVCDELGGFLIILTSSGKIIFVSQTVENLLAHSQTDLMGQSLFNICAPDDHDRLRTYLKCSGAVEADWRKYFTVRLKRAGPRAETPVYEAVKMIGMHRTLDTFCMNSPSSSRELLSPTSSTSSASDTDILVFFAKVCRPERIDDLLLEAAKDEYVTRHLLDGRIISCDQRISLVAGYMTDEVSGMSAFRYMHRDDVRWVMIALRQMYDKGESRGTSCYRLVSRNGQFIYLRTFGFLEIDDQGTVESFVCVNVLVSESVGMQLINDMKKKFSAIIAHTSIDSNMLEADTEVVDQVEDPAKLDNVVAHLVSNLPSPGSDSRSTPSPRIQYPPQSFAPPPHLAHQNPTGGRMPYTAATSTTVTQQQIPVPERSNGRCRNNATGAGSSSMPPNHQPYRSGSKRRVTIEDLDDNLNNKRLKPPASPSRCVSPYSQGLTISELPSTETI, from the exons CAACAACCGCCACCAACGGAACCTGGCGGAGAAGCAGAGAAGGGATAAGTTAAATGCCTTCATCAATGAGTTGTCCACGCTGGTACCGATGATAGCTAAGAGTCCGAAAAGGATGGACAAGACTAGTATACTTAGACTGACAGCcgtttttttaagaatttaccaAA ctCTACTAAATGGAAAATTGGAACCACACATGGAGTTACCCAAACATGTGGACCAGTGCTTATTGGAGCAGTTGGTCTGCGACGAACTAGGAGGCTTCCTGATTATACTGACGTCATCAGGAAAGATAATCTTCGTATCACAGACTGTAGAAAATCTTCTTGCTCACAGCCAG ACTGACCTGATGGGCCAATCGTTGTTTAATATTTGCGCACCGGACGATCACGACCGTCTGCGCACCTATTTGAAGTGCTCGGGGGCGGTGGAGGCCGACTGGCGCAAGTACTTCACGGTGAGACTGAAGCGGGCCGGACCGCGGGCCGAGACGCCCGTGTATGAGGCGGTCAAGATGATCGGCATGCACCGCACCTTGGACACGTTCTGCATGAACAGTCCCAGCTCCAGTCGAGAACTCCTGTCGCCGACTTCGTCTACATCCTCGGCCAGTGATACCGAT ATCTTGGTTTTCTTCGCAAAAGTTTGCCGTCCGGAGCGGATAGATGACTTGCTGCTAGAGGCGGCCAAGGACGAATATGTGACTCGTCACCTGTTGGATGGCAGGATAATTAGTTGCGACCAGAGAATATCTCTGGTGGCCGGTTATATGACTGACGAGGTTTCAGGCATGTCCGCCTTTCGTTACATGCATCGGGATGACGTTCGTTGGGTCATGATTGCCTTAAGGCAAA TGTACGACAAAGGAGAGAGTAGAGGCACATCCTGCTATAGACTAGTAAGCCGAAACGGTCAGTTTATTTATCTGCGAACGTTCGGTTTCTTGGAGATCGATGACCAAGGCACTGTCGAGAGTTTCGTCTGCGTGAACGTGCTGGTCAGCGAAAGCGTGGGAATGCAGCTTATCAACGATATGAAAAAGAAGTTCTCGGCCATTATTGCTCATACATCGATCGACTCAAACatg ttgGAAGCAGATACTGAGGTGGTGGACCAAGTGGAGGACCCCGCGAAATTGGACAACGTGGTAGCCCATTTGGTGAGCAATTTACCGTCCCCGGGTTCCGACAGTCGATCGACGCCGAGCCCTCGAATCCAGTACCCCCCACAGTCGTTCGCCCCGCCTCCACACCTGGCCCATCAAAATCCAACGGGGGGTCGTATGCCATACACCGCCGCCACCTCCACCACAGTAACACAA CAGCAAATCCCCGTGCCGGAGAGGAGCAACGGTAGGTGCAGGAACAATGCAACGGGTGCGGGCAGTAGTTCGATGCCGCCCAACCACCAGCCATACAGGAGTGGTTCGAAGAGGCGGGTGACGATCGAAGATTTGGACGATAACTTGAACAACAAACGACTGAAACCACCCGCTTCTCCTAGTCGCTGCGTCTCCCCGTACAGTCAGGGGCTCACCATCTCTGAGCTACCG agCACGGAGACGATTTAA
- the LOC109600456 gene encoding aryl hydrocarbon receptor nuclear translocator-like protein 1 isoform X5 produces MSETGGIVQRRSGGSGSMDSGAECETEEDSAPEACVSPEGGPALPSNNRHQRNLAEKQRRDKLNAFINELSTLVPMIAKSPKRMDKTSILRLTAVFLRIYQTLLNGKLEPHMELPKHVDQCLLEQLVCDELGGFLIILTSSGKIIFVSQTVENLLAHSQTDLMGQSLFNICAPDDHDRLRTYLKCSGAVEADWRKYFTVRLKRAGPRAETPVYEAVKMIGMHRTLDTFCMNSPSSSRELLSPTSSTSSASDTDILVFFAKVCRPERIDDLLLEAAKDEYVTRHLLDGRIISCDQRISLVAGYMTDEVSGMSAFRYMHRDDVRWVMIALRQMYDKGESRGTSCYRLVSRNGQFIYLRTFGFLEIDDQGTVESFVCVNVLVSESVGMQLINDMKKKFSAIIAHTSIDSNMLEADTEVVDQVEDPAKLDNVVAHLVSNLPSPGSDSRSTPSPRIQYPPQSFAPPPHLAHQNPTGGRMPYTAATSTTVTQQQIPVPERSNGRCRNNATGAGSSSMPPNHQPYRSGSKRRVTIEDLDDNLNNKRLKPPASPSRCVSPYSQGLTISELPSTETI; encoded by the exons CAACAACCGCCACCAACGGAACCTGGCGGAGAAGCAGAGAAGGGATAAGTTAAATGCCTTCATCAATGAGTTGTCCACGCTGGTACCGATGATAGCTAAGAGTCCGAAAAGGATGGACAAGACTAGTATACTTAGACTGACAGCcgtttttttaagaatttaccaAA ctCTACTAAATGGAAAATTGGAACCACACATGGAGTTACCCAAACATGTGGACCAGTGCTTATTGGAGCAGTTGGTCTGCGACGAACTAGGAGGCTTCCTGATTATACTGACGTCATCAGGAAAGATAATCTTCGTATCACAGACTGTAGAAAATCTTCTTGCTCACAGCCAG ACTGACCTGATGGGCCAATCGTTGTTTAATATTTGCGCACCGGACGATCACGACCGTCTGCGCACCTATTTGAAGTGCTCGGGGGCGGTGGAGGCCGACTGGCGCAAGTACTTCACGGTGAGACTGAAGCGGGCCGGACCGCGGGCCGAGACGCCCGTGTATGAGGCGGTCAAGATGATCGGCATGCACCGCACCTTGGACACGTTCTGCATGAACAGTCCCAGCTCCAGTCGAGAACTCCTGTCGCCGACTTCGTCTACATCCTCGGCCAGTGATACCGAT ATCTTGGTTTTCTTCGCAAAAGTTTGCCGTCCGGAGCGGATAGATGACTTGCTGCTAGAGGCGGCCAAGGACGAATATGTGACTCGTCACCTGTTGGATGGCAGGATAATTAGTTGCGACCAGAGAATATCTCTGGTGGCCGGTTATATGACTGACGAGGTTTCAGGCATGTCCGCCTTTCGTTACATGCATCGGGATGACGTTCGTTGGGTCATGATTGCCTTAAGGCAAA TGTACGACAAAGGAGAGAGTAGAGGCACATCCTGCTATAGACTAGTAAGCCGAAACGGTCAGTTTATTTATCTGCGAACGTTCGGTTTCTTGGAGATCGATGACCAAGGCACTGTCGAGAGTTTCGTCTGCGTGAACGTGCTGGTCAGCGAAAGCGTGGGAATGCAGCTTATCAACGATATGAAAAAGAAGTTCTCGGCCATTATTGCTCATACATCGATCGACTCAAACatg ttgGAAGCAGATACTGAGGTGGTGGACCAAGTGGAGGACCCCGCGAAATTGGACAACGTGGTAGCCCATTTGGTGAGCAATTTACCGTCCCCGGGTTCCGACAGTCGATCGACGCCGAGCCCTCGAATCCAGTACCCCCCACAGTCGTTCGCCCCGCCTCCACACCTGGCCCATCAAAATCCAACGGGGGGTCGTATGCCATACACCGCCGCCACCTCCACCACAGTAACACAA CAGCAAATCCCCGTGCCGGAGAGGAGCAACGGTAGGTGCAGGAACAATGCAACGGGTGCGGGCAGTAGTTCGATGCCGCCCAACCACCAGCCATACAGGAGTGGTTCGAAGAGGCGGGTGACGATCGAAGATTTGGACGATAACTTGAACAACAAACGACTGAAACCACCCGCTTCTCCTAGTCGCTGCGTCTCCCCGTACAGTCAGGGGCTCACCATCTCTGAGCTACCG agCACGGAGACGATTTAA
- the LOC109600456 gene encoding aryl hydrocarbon receptor nuclear translocator-like protein 1 isoform X6: protein MLVSSDCRANYSVNNDKMQTNWYPVARNANNNFVVDPSNNRHQRNLAEKQRRDKLNAFINELSTLVPMIAKSPKRMDKTSILRLTAVFLRIYQTLLNGKLEPHMELPKHVDQCLLEQLVCDELGGFLIILTSSGKIIFVSQTVENLLAHSQTDLMGQSLFNICAPDDHDRLRTYLKCSGAVEADWRKYFTVRLKRAGPRAETPVYEAVKMIGMHRTLDTFCMNSPSSSRELLSPTSSTSSASDTDILVFFAKVCRPERIDDLLLEAAKDEYVTRHLLDGRIISCDQRISLVAGYMTDEVSGMSAFRYMHRDDVRWVMIALRQMYDKGESRGTSCYRLVSRNGQFIYLRTFGFLEIDDQGTVESFVCVNVLVSESVGMQLINDMKKKFSAIIAHTSIDSNMLEADTEVVDQVEDPAKLDNVVAHLVSNLPSPGSDSRSTPSPRIQYPPQSFAPPPHLAHQNPTGGRMPYTAATSTTVTQQQIPVPERSNGRCRNNATGAGSSSMPPNHQPYRSGSKRRVTIEDLDDNLNNKRLKPPASPSRCVSPYSQGLTISELPSTETI, encoded by the exons CAACAACCGCCACCAACGGAACCTGGCGGAGAAGCAGAGAAGGGATAAGTTAAATGCCTTCATCAATGAGTTGTCCACGCTGGTACCGATGATAGCTAAGAGTCCGAAAAGGATGGACAAGACTAGTATACTTAGACTGACAGCcgtttttttaagaatttaccaAA ctCTACTAAATGGAAAATTGGAACCACACATGGAGTTACCCAAACATGTGGACCAGTGCTTATTGGAGCAGTTGGTCTGCGACGAACTAGGAGGCTTCCTGATTATACTGACGTCATCAGGAAAGATAATCTTCGTATCACAGACTGTAGAAAATCTTCTTGCTCACAGCCAG ACTGACCTGATGGGCCAATCGTTGTTTAATATTTGCGCACCGGACGATCACGACCGTCTGCGCACCTATTTGAAGTGCTCGGGGGCGGTGGAGGCCGACTGGCGCAAGTACTTCACGGTGAGACTGAAGCGGGCCGGACCGCGGGCCGAGACGCCCGTGTATGAGGCGGTCAAGATGATCGGCATGCACCGCACCTTGGACACGTTCTGCATGAACAGTCCCAGCTCCAGTCGAGAACTCCTGTCGCCGACTTCGTCTACATCCTCGGCCAGTGATACCGAT ATCTTGGTTTTCTTCGCAAAAGTTTGCCGTCCGGAGCGGATAGATGACTTGCTGCTAGAGGCGGCCAAGGACGAATATGTGACTCGTCACCTGTTGGATGGCAGGATAATTAGTTGCGACCAGAGAATATCTCTGGTGGCCGGTTATATGACTGACGAGGTTTCAGGCATGTCCGCCTTTCGTTACATGCATCGGGATGACGTTCGTTGGGTCATGATTGCCTTAAGGCAAA TGTACGACAAAGGAGAGAGTAGAGGCACATCCTGCTATAGACTAGTAAGCCGAAACGGTCAGTTTATTTATCTGCGAACGTTCGGTTTCTTGGAGATCGATGACCAAGGCACTGTCGAGAGTTTCGTCTGCGTGAACGTGCTGGTCAGCGAAAGCGTGGGAATGCAGCTTATCAACGATATGAAAAAGAAGTTCTCGGCCATTATTGCTCATACATCGATCGACTCAAACatg ttgGAAGCAGATACTGAGGTGGTGGACCAAGTGGAGGACCCCGCGAAATTGGACAACGTGGTAGCCCATTTGGTGAGCAATTTACCGTCCCCGGGTTCCGACAGTCGATCGACGCCGAGCCCTCGAATCCAGTACCCCCCACAGTCGTTCGCCCCGCCTCCACACCTGGCCCATCAAAATCCAACGGGGGGTCGTATGCCATACACCGCCGCCACCTCCACCACAGTAACACAA CAGCAAATCCCCGTGCCGGAGAGGAGCAACGGTAGGTGCAGGAACAATGCAACGGGTGCGGGCAGTAGTTCGATGCCGCCCAACCACCAGCCATACAGGAGTGGTTCGAAGAGGCGGGTGACGATCGAAGATTTGGACGATAACTTGAACAACAAACGACTGAAACCACCCGCTTCTCCTAGTCGCTGCGTCTCCCCGTACAGTCAGGGGCTCACCATCTCTGAGCTACCG agCACGGAGACGATTTAA
- the LOC109600456 gene encoding aryl hydrocarbon receptor nuclear translocator-like protein 1 isoform X7, whose product MHLLDLLSCNNRHQRNLAEKQRRDKLNAFINELSTLVPMIAKSPKRMDKTSILRLTAVFLRIYQTLLNGKLEPHMELPKHVDQCLLEQLVCDELGGFLIILTSSGKIIFVSQTVENLLAHSQTDLMGQSLFNICAPDDHDRLRTYLKCSGAVEADWRKYFTVRLKRAGPRAETPVYEAVKMIGMHRTLDTFCMNSPSSSRELLSPTSSTSSASDTDILVFFAKVCRPERIDDLLLEAAKDEYVTRHLLDGRIISCDQRISLVAGYMTDEVSGMSAFRYMHRDDVRWVMIALRQMYDKGESRGTSCYRLVSRNGQFIYLRTFGFLEIDDQGTVESFVCVNVLVSESVGMQLINDMKKKFSAIIAHTSIDSNMLEADTEVVDQVEDPAKLDNVVAHLVSNLPSPGSDSRSTPSPRIQYPPQSFAPPPHLAHQNPTGGRMPYTAATSTTVTQQQIPVPERSNGRCRNNATGAGSSSMPPNHQPYRSGSKRRVTIEDLDDNLNNKRLKPPASPSRCVSPYSQGLTISELPSTETI is encoded by the exons CAACAACCGCCACCAACGGAACCTGGCGGAGAAGCAGAGAAGGGATAAGTTAAATGCCTTCATCAATGAGTTGTCCACGCTGGTACCGATGATAGCTAAGAGTCCGAAAAGGATGGACAAGACTAGTATACTTAGACTGACAGCcgtttttttaagaatttaccaAA ctCTACTAAATGGAAAATTGGAACCACACATGGAGTTACCCAAACATGTGGACCAGTGCTTATTGGAGCAGTTGGTCTGCGACGAACTAGGAGGCTTCCTGATTATACTGACGTCATCAGGAAAGATAATCTTCGTATCACAGACTGTAGAAAATCTTCTTGCTCACAGCCAG ACTGACCTGATGGGCCAATCGTTGTTTAATATTTGCGCACCGGACGATCACGACCGTCTGCGCACCTATTTGAAGTGCTCGGGGGCGGTGGAGGCCGACTGGCGCAAGTACTTCACGGTGAGACTGAAGCGGGCCGGACCGCGGGCCGAGACGCCCGTGTATGAGGCGGTCAAGATGATCGGCATGCACCGCACCTTGGACACGTTCTGCATGAACAGTCCCAGCTCCAGTCGAGAACTCCTGTCGCCGACTTCGTCTACATCCTCGGCCAGTGATACCGAT ATCTTGGTTTTCTTCGCAAAAGTTTGCCGTCCGGAGCGGATAGATGACTTGCTGCTAGAGGCGGCCAAGGACGAATATGTGACTCGTCACCTGTTGGATGGCAGGATAATTAGTTGCGACCAGAGAATATCTCTGGTGGCCGGTTATATGACTGACGAGGTTTCAGGCATGTCCGCCTTTCGTTACATGCATCGGGATGACGTTCGTTGGGTCATGATTGCCTTAAGGCAAA TGTACGACAAAGGAGAGAGTAGAGGCACATCCTGCTATAGACTAGTAAGCCGAAACGGTCAGTTTATTTATCTGCGAACGTTCGGTTTCTTGGAGATCGATGACCAAGGCACTGTCGAGAGTTTCGTCTGCGTGAACGTGCTGGTCAGCGAAAGCGTGGGAATGCAGCTTATCAACGATATGAAAAAGAAGTTCTCGGCCATTATTGCTCATACATCGATCGACTCAAACatg ttgGAAGCAGATACTGAGGTGGTGGACCAAGTGGAGGACCCCGCGAAATTGGACAACGTGGTAGCCCATTTGGTGAGCAATTTACCGTCCCCGGGTTCCGACAGTCGATCGACGCCGAGCCCTCGAATCCAGTACCCCCCACAGTCGTTCGCCCCGCCTCCACACCTGGCCCATCAAAATCCAACGGGGGGTCGTATGCCATACACCGCCGCCACCTCCACCACAGTAACACAA CAGCAAATCCCCGTGCCGGAGAGGAGCAACGGTAGGTGCAGGAACAATGCAACGGGTGCGGGCAGTAGTTCGATGCCGCCCAACCACCAGCCATACAGGAGTGGTTCGAAGAGGCGGGTGACGATCGAAGATTTGGACGATAACTTGAACAACAAACGACTGAAACCACCCGCTTCTCCTAGTCGCTGCGTCTCCCCGTACAGTCAGGGGCTCACCATCTCTGAGCTACCG agCACGGAGACGATTTAA
- the LOC109600456 gene encoding aryl hydrocarbon receptor nuclear translocator-like protein 1 isoform X2: MRRQITHRFALGKQIEAGGIVQRRSGGSGSMDSGAECETEEDSAPEACVSPEGGPALPSNNRHQRNLAEKQRRDKLNAFINELSTLVPMIAKSPKRMDKTSILRLTAVFLRIYQTLLNGKLEPHMELPKHVDQCLLEQLVCDELGGFLIILTSSGKIIFVSQTVENLLAHSQTDLMGQSLFNICAPDDHDRLRTYLKCSGAVEADWRKYFTVRLKRAGPRAETPVYEAVKMIGMHRTLDTFCMNSPSSSRELLSPTSSTSSASDTDILVFFAKVCRPERIDDLLLEAAKDEYVTRHLLDGRIISCDQRISLVAGYMTDEVSGMSAFRYMHRDDVRWVMIALRQMYDKGESRGTSCYRLVSRNGQFIYLRTFGFLEIDDQGTVESFVCVNVLVSESVGMQLINDMKKKFSAIIAHTSIDSNMLEADTEVVDQVEDPAKLDNVVAHLVSNLPSPGSDSRSTPSPRIQYPPQSFAPPPHLAHQNPTGGRMPYTAATSTTVTQQIPVPERSNGRCRNNATGAGSSSMPPNHQPYRSGSKRRVTIEDLDDNLNNKRLKPPASPSRCVSPYSQGLTISELPSTETI; this comes from the exons CAACAACCGCCACCAACGGAACCTGGCGGAGAAGCAGAGAAGGGATAAGTTAAATGCCTTCATCAATGAGTTGTCCACGCTGGTACCGATGATAGCTAAGAGTCCGAAAAGGATGGACAAGACTAGTATACTTAGACTGACAGCcgtttttttaagaatttaccaAA ctCTACTAAATGGAAAATTGGAACCACACATGGAGTTACCCAAACATGTGGACCAGTGCTTATTGGAGCAGTTGGTCTGCGACGAACTAGGAGGCTTCCTGATTATACTGACGTCATCAGGAAAGATAATCTTCGTATCACAGACTGTAGAAAATCTTCTTGCTCACAGCCAG ACTGACCTGATGGGCCAATCGTTGTTTAATATTTGCGCACCGGACGATCACGACCGTCTGCGCACCTATTTGAAGTGCTCGGGGGCGGTGGAGGCCGACTGGCGCAAGTACTTCACGGTGAGACTGAAGCGGGCCGGACCGCGGGCCGAGACGCCCGTGTATGAGGCGGTCAAGATGATCGGCATGCACCGCACCTTGGACACGTTCTGCATGAACAGTCCCAGCTCCAGTCGAGAACTCCTGTCGCCGACTTCGTCTACATCCTCGGCCAGTGATACCGAT ATCTTGGTTTTCTTCGCAAAAGTTTGCCGTCCGGAGCGGATAGATGACTTGCTGCTAGAGGCGGCCAAGGACGAATATGTGACTCGTCACCTGTTGGATGGCAGGATAATTAGTTGCGACCAGAGAATATCTCTGGTGGCCGGTTATATGACTGACGAGGTTTCAGGCATGTCCGCCTTTCGTTACATGCATCGGGATGACGTTCGTTGGGTCATGATTGCCTTAAGGCAAA TGTACGACAAAGGAGAGAGTAGAGGCACATCCTGCTATAGACTAGTAAGCCGAAACGGTCAGTTTATTTATCTGCGAACGTTCGGTTTCTTGGAGATCGATGACCAAGGCACTGTCGAGAGTTTCGTCTGCGTGAACGTGCTGGTCAGCGAAAGCGTGGGAATGCAGCTTATCAACGATATGAAAAAGAAGTTCTCGGCCATTATTGCTCATACATCGATCGACTCAAACatg ttgGAAGCAGATACTGAGGTGGTGGACCAAGTGGAGGACCCCGCGAAATTGGACAACGTGGTAGCCCATTTGGTGAGCAATTTACCGTCCCCGGGTTCCGACAGTCGATCGACGCCGAGCCCTCGAATCCAGTACCCCCCACAGTCGTTCGCCCCGCCTCCACACCTGGCCCATCAAAATCCAACGGGGGGTCGTATGCCATACACCGCCGCCACCTCCACCACAGTAACACAA CAAATCCCCGTGCCGGAGAGGAGCAACGGTAGGTGCAGGAACAATGCAACGGGTGCGGGCAGTAGTTCGATGCCGCCCAACCACCAGCCATACAGGAGTGGTTCGAAGAGGCGGGTGACGATCGAAGATTTGGACGATAACTTGAACAACAAACGACTGAAACCACCCGCTTCTCCTAGTCGCTGCGTCTCCCCGTACAGTCAGGGGCTCACCATCTCTGAGCTACCG agCACGGAGACGATTTAA
- the LOC109600456 gene encoding aryl hydrocarbon receptor nuclear translocator-like protein 1 isoform X1 produces the protein MRRQITHRFALGKQIEAGGIVQRRSGGSGSMDSGAECETEEDSAPEACVSPEGGPALPSNNRHQRNLAEKQRRDKLNAFINELSTLVPMIAKSPKRMDKTSILRLTAVFLRIYQTLLNGKLEPHMELPKHVDQCLLEQLVCDELGGFLIILTSSGKIIFVSQTVENLLAHSQTDLMGQSLFNICAPDDHDRLRTYLKCSGAVEADWRKYFTVRLKRAGPRAETPVYEAVKMIGMHRTLDTFCMNSPSSSRELLSPTSSTSSASDTDILVFFAKVCRPERIDDLLLEAAKDEYVTRHLLDGRIISCDQRISLVAGYMTDEVSGMSAFRYMHRDDVRWVMIALRQMYDKGESRGTSCYRLVSRNGQFIYLRTFGFLEIDDQGTVESFVCVNVLVSESVGMQLINDMKKKFSAIIAHTSIDSNMLEADTEVVDQVEDPAKLDNVVAHLVSNLPSPGSDSRSTPSPRIQYPPQSFAPPPHLAHQNPTGGRMPYTAATSTTVTQQQIPVPERSNGRCRNNATGAGSSSMPPNHQPYRSGSKRRVTIEDLDDNLNNKRLKPPASPSRCVSPYSQGLTISELPSTETI, from the exons CAACAACCGCCACCAACGGAACCTGGCGGAGAAGCAGAGAAGGGATAAGTTAAATGCCTTCATCAATGAGTTGTCCACGCTGGTACCGATGATAGCTAAGAGTCCGAAAAGGATGGACAAGACTAGTATACTTAGACTGACAGCcgtttttttaagaatttaccaAA ctCTACTAAATGGAAAATTGGAACCACACATGGAGTTACCCAAACATGTGGACCAGTGCTTATTGGAGCAGTTGGTCTGCGACGAACTAGGAGGCTTCCTGATTATACTGACGTCATCAGGAAAGATAATCTTCGTATCACAGACTGTAGAAAATCTTCTTGCTCACAGCCAG ACTGACCTGATGGGCCAATCGTTGTTTAATATTTGCGCACCGGACGATCACGACCGTCTGCGCACCTATTTGAAGTGCTCGGGGGCGGTGGAGGCCGACTGGCGCAAGTACTTCACGGTGAGACTGAAGCGGGCCGGACCGCGGGCCGAGACGCCCGTGTATGAGGCGGTCAAGATGATCGGCATGCACCGCACCTTGGACACGTTCTGCATGAACAGTCCCAGCTCCAGTCGAGAACTCCTGTCGCCGACTTCGTCTACATCCTCGGCCAGTGATACCGAT ATCTTGGTTTTCTTCGCAAAAGTTTGCCGTCCGGAGCGGATAGATGACTTGCTGCTAGAGGCGGCCAAGGACGAATATGTGACTCGTCACCTGTTGGATGGCAGGATAATTAGTTGCGACCAGAGAATATCTCTGGTGGCCGGTTATATGACTGACGAGGTTTCAGGCATGTCCGCCTTTCGTTACATGCATCGGGATGACGTTCGTTGGGTCATGATTGCCTTAAGGCAAA TGTACGACAAAGGAGAGAGTAGAGGCACATCCTGCTATAGACTAGTAAGCCGAAACGGTCAGTTTATTTATCTGCGAACGTTCGGTTTCTTGGAGATCGATGACCAAGGCACTGTCGAGAGTTTCGTCTGCGTGAACGTGCTGGTCAGCGAAAGCGTGGGAATGCAGCTTATCAACGATATGAAAAAGAAGTTCTCGGCCATTATTGCTCATACATCGATCGACTCAAACatg ttgGAAGCAGATACTGAGGTGGTGGACCAAGTGGAGGACCCCGCGAAATTGGACAACGTGGTAGCCCATTTGGTGAGCAATTTACCGTCCCCGGGTTCCGACAGTCGATCGACGCCGAGCCCTCGAATCCAGTACCCCCCACAGTCGTTCGCCCCGCCTCCACACCTGGCCCATCAAAATCCAACGGGGGGTCGTATGCCATACACCGCCGCCACCTCCACCACAGTAACACAA CAGCAAATCCCCGTGCCGGAGAGGAGCAACGGTAGGTGCAGGAACAATGCAACGGGTGCGGGCAGTAGTTCGATGCCGCCCAACCACCAGCCATACAGGAGTGGTTCGAAGAGGCGGGTGACGATCGAAGATTTGGACGATAACTTGAACAACAAACGACTGAAACCACCCGCTTCTCCTAGTCGCTGCGTCTCCCCGTACAGTCAGGGGCTCACCATCTCTGAGCTACCG agCACGGAGACGATTTAA